A part of Lacibacter sp. H407 genomic DNA contains:
- a CDS encoding helix-turn-helix transcriptional regulator: MKNKVKEERLKQEFAQTEFADQLSVSRQTIHAIETGKYVPTTTLALKIAKLLNKKVEEIFILEKGD, translated from the coding sequence ATGAAAAATAAAGTAAAAGAGGAACGGCTGAAGCAAGAGTTCGCTCAAACAGAATTTGCAGATCAGTTATCGGTTTCCAGGCAAACCATTCATGCCATTGAAACCGGTAAATATGTTCCTACAACTACGCTTGCATTGAAAATTGCAAAGCTGCTCAACAAAAAAGTGGAAGAAATCTTCATTTTAGAGAAGGGCGATTGA
- the trmD gene encoding tRNA (guanosine(37)-N1)-methyltransferase TrmD: MHIHILSIVPELLDSPLNHSIMKRAKEKGLLTVTVHHLRKWAVNEYGQVDDYQYGGGAGMVMMCEPLEKAILELQQEKKFDEIIYLTPDGVTLKQQTANRLSLKENLLLICGHYKGIDERIRQQYVTMEISIGDYVLSGGELAAAVLVDAIGRIIPGVLNDETSALTDSFQDHLLAPPVYTRPADYNGWKIPDILLSGDLKKIEEWRHEQALQRTKERRPDLLDE, from the coding sequence ATGCACATTCATATTCTTTCCATTGTTCCTGAATTGCTGGATAGTCCGTTGAACCATTCAATCATGAAACGGGCCAAAGAAAAAGGACTGTTGACTGTTACGGTTCATCACCTGCGCAAATGGGCGGTGAATGAATACGGGCAAGTGGACGATTATCAATATGGCGGTGGCGCCGGCATGGTGATGATGTGCGAACCTTTGGAGAAAGCCATTCTTGAATTGCAGCAGGAAAAGAAGTTTGATGAAATTATTTATCTCACTCCGGATGGTGTTACGCTGAAACAGCAAACAGCGAATCGTCTTTCACTCAAAGAAAATTTATTACTCATCTGTGGTCATTACAAAGGCATTGATGAACGCATACGCCAACAGTATGTAACCATGGAAATTTCCATTGGTGATTATGTGTTGAGCGGTGGAGAATTAGCGGCTGCTGTATTAGTAGATGCTATCGGCCGCATTATTCCCGGCGTATTGAATGATGAAACATCAGCATTGACCGATTCATTTCAAGATCATTTATTAGCACCACCTGTTTATACCCGGCCAGCCGATTACAATGGCTGGAAAATTCCCGACATATTATTGAGTGGTGATCTTAAAAAAATTGAAGAGTGGCGGCATGAGCAAGCGTTGCAACGCACCAAAGAACGCAGACCTGATCTGCTGGATGAATAA
- a CDS encoding glycosyltransferase family 2 protein: MIVTNPDIPDCAVILPVYNPAESWHSNVTEQYNHFLQLAGSEKILLVIVNDGSVGAAVKDGIIHLQQQFPDLLFLENEMNKGKGNALRKAVTAVTAKSYLLTDIDFPYRAESMVAVYKQVSSTAVDIAAGSRNKVYYNKIGTGRQLLSKMLRFGIRSLFSISIDDTQCGLKGFSEKAKPVFLNCVTNRYLYDLEFIVRAHKEKELRIAAVPVQLREGIELRKMALHIILQEIKSFFNILKIRYS, translated from the coding sequence TTGATCGTAACAAATCCCGACATACCAGACTGTGCTGTTATTTTACCGGTTTATAATCCGGCGGAAAGTTGGCACAGCAATGTGACGGAGCAATACAATCATTTCTTACAATTGGCTGGCAGTGAAAAAATTTTACTGGTGATCGTCAACGATGGGTCTGTTGGCGCAGCAGTAAAAGATGGGATCATTCATCTACAGCAACAATTCCCCGATCTGCTGTTTCTCGAAAACGAAATGAACAAAGGAAAAGGAAATGCACTTCGCAAAGCTGTAACGGCTGTAACTGCAAAGTCGTATCTGCTTACTGATATTGATTTCCCATACCGTGCAGAAAGTATGGTTGCCGTCTATAAGCAAGTAAGTTCAACTGCTGTTGATATTGCAGCAGGAAGCAGAAACAAAGTGTACTACAATAAGATCGGAACAGGTCGTCAGCTTCTGTCAAAAATGCTGCGCTTTGGCATACGTTCTTTATTCAGCATCAGTATTGATGATACACAGTGCGGGTTAAAAGGATTTTCTGAGAAAGCAAAACCTGTATTTTTAAACTGTGTTACCAACCGCTACTTATACGATCTTGAATTTATTGTTCGGGCACACAAAGAAAAAGAACTTCGTATCGCTGCTGTGCCTGTTCAACTAAGAGAAGGAATTGAATTACGGAAGATGGCGCTACACATCATATTGCAGGAAATAAAAAGCTTTTTCAACATTTTGAAAATCCGTTATAGCTGA
- a CDS encoding WD40/YVTN/BNR-like repeat-containing protein: protein MRKSILLAGTLLSVLFSFAQKKQTSTPSASNEEAVYSSLKYRSIGPYRGGRSAAVAGSYSNKTTFYMGATGGGVWKTTDGGNNWKNISDKYFGSSIGVVAVAPSDESIVYVGEGENTMRGNVSEGLGGMWRSDDGGRSWKNIGLKDGRHIIRILIHPKNPDVVWVAVVGHLFGPNEERGVYKTTDGGKTWKRTLFVNNQTGASDLVMEPENPLVLYAGMWRVIRTPHSLESGGEGSGLYKSTDGGETWTNVSAKKGLPKGTWGIVGVAFAPSNPERIYTILENANGGLFRSDDAGETWQLMSSDNNIRQRAWYYSKVFVDPKNPDLVYCPNVNFMYSRDGGRTFQSLRTPHGDHHDLWIDPNDGKRMIVADDGGGQVSYDGGTNWSTYMNQPTGQFYRVSTDNSFPYRILGAQQDNSTVRIKSRTSGAGITEQDWEETAGSESGYVVADPTNPDIVYGGNYGGYLSRLDHKTGENRAISVWPDNPMGAGADVLKYRFQWNFPIFFSPHNPKKLYTAGNVLFATEDEGQTWTALSPDLTTNDKSKQKSSGGPITQDNTSVEYYCTIFTGTESFVEKDLLWTGSDDGLINVSKDGGKNWENVTPKDAPKFMMWNCVDVDPFKKGAAYFVGTRYKLDDYTPYLYKTEDYGKTWKLITNGINKMHFTRAMRADHKRPGLLYAGTEFGMYISFDDGANWKPFQLNMPVVPITDMTIKENDLIVATQGRGFYVIDDLTVLQQVKADVANKNLHVFDVNPGWRMPMNRFGRRFGVPQNVGENPAGPLVITYYSNAVTDSTKASISIMDKNKKTIKTFSTDGKDKLDIKKGLNKFAWDLQYPPAEPSEGMILWNGAPGTITAAPGNYFAMVKVGTDSTVVPFSIKADPNYRMTQEAYEEQFNFLLSVQQKFNDVQKGIKDIRALRTQINEFIGRQGKDVPKEIKDMATAITKDLTSIEETLYQTKSKSGQDPLNYPIRINDKLSGVFDAANSGINAPSKQSKEVFAELSKQADEQLNKLKKIMSEDVPKFNQLIREKSLPVIGVK from the coding sequence ATGAGAAAATCAATCTTGCTTGCAGGTACGCTTTTGAGCGTACTGTTTTCGTTTGCGCAAAAGAAGCAAACATCAACCCCCTCTGCCTCAAATGAAGAAGCTGTTTACAGCTCACTAAAGTATCGTTCCATTGGGCCTTACCGTGGCGGACGAAGTGCTGCAGTAGCTGGCAGCTATTCCAACAAAACAACTTTTTACATGGGAGCTACCGGAGGTGGTGTTTGGAAAACAACCGATGGTGGTAACAACTGGAAAAATATCAGCGATAAATATTTTGGCTCGTCGATTGGCGTTGTTGCTGTTGCACCAAGTGATGAAAGTATTGTGTATGTGGGTGAAGGTGAAAACACCATGCGTGGAAATGTGAGCGAAGGTTTAGGCGGTATGTGGCGCAGCGATGATGGTGGACGAAGCTGGAAAAATATTGGTTTGAAAGATGGTCGTCATATCATTCGCATTCTCATTCATCCAAAAAATCCGGATGTTGTTTGGGTTGCAGTAGTTGGTCATTTGTTTGGACCAAATGAAGAACGTGGCGTGTACAAAACAACTGATGGTGGTAAAACATGGAAACGCACATTGTTTGTAAATAATCAAACTGGTGCTTCTGATTTAGTGATGGAGCCTGAAAATCCATTGGTACTCTATGCAGGTATGTGGCGTGTAATTCGCACGCCGCACAGTTTGGAAAGTGGTGGTGAAGGAAGTGGTTTGTATAAATCAACGGATGGTGGTGAAACATGGACGAATGTTTCTGCCAAAAAAGGATTACCAAAAGGAACATGGGGAATTGTGGGTGTGGCATTCGCACCATCAAATCCGGAACGCATTTATACTATTCTTGAAAATGCAAACGGTGGATTGTTTCGCAGTGATGATGCAGGAGAAACATGGCAACTGATGAGCAGCGATAACAACATCCGCCAACGTGCATGGTATTACAGCAAAGTATTTGTTGACCCAAAAAACCCTGATCTGGTTTATTGCCCCAATGTAAATTTCATGTACAGCCGTGATGGCGGACGGACGTTTCAATCGCTCCGCACACCTCATGGCGATCATCATGATCTGTGGATCGATCCGAATGATGGCAAACGTATGATCGTTGCAGATGATGGTGGCGGTCAGGTTAGTTATGATGGTGGTACAAACTGGAGTACCTATATGAATCAACCAACGGGTCAATTCTATCGTGTATCAACCGATAATAGTTTTCCCTATCGCATTTTGGGTGCACAACAGGATAATTCAACAGTTCGTATCAAAAGCAGAACAAGTGGCGCAGGTATTACCGAACAGGATTGGGAAGAAACAGCTGGCAGTGAAAGTGGTTATGTAGTAGCCGATCCAACCAATCCGGATATTGTGTATGGTGGCAACTATGGTGGTTATCTATCACGCCTTGATCATAAGACAGGCGAGAACAGAGCCATCAGTGTTTGGCCCGATAACCCGATGGGTGCAGGTGCAGATGTGTTGAAGTATCGTTTTCAATGGAACTTCCCGATCTTCTTTTCACCACATAATCCAAAGAAACTTTATACAGCAGGCAATGTGTTGTTTGCAACAGAAGATGAAGGACAAACATGGACCGCACTTTCTCCAGACTTAACAACAAATGATAAATCAAAACAAAAATCAAGTGGCGGACCAATTACACAAGACAATACAAGTGTTGAATATTACTGTACCATTTTTACAGGAACAGAAAGTTTTGTTGAGAAAGATCTATTATGGACAGGTAGTGATGATGGCTTGATCAATGTAAGTAAAGACGGTGGCAAGAATTGGGAGAACGTTACTCCGAAAGATGCGCCCAAATTTATGATGTGGAATTGTGTAGATGTTGATCCGTTTAAAAAAGGCGCTGCTTATTTTGTCGGCACACGTTACAAGCTGGATGATTACACGCCGTACCTCTACAAAACAGAGGACTATGGTAAAACATGGAAACTCATTACCAATGGTATCAACAAAATGCATTTCACAAGAGCGATGCGTGCAGATCATAAACGTCCGGGATTGTTGTATGCAGGTACAGAATTCGGTATGTATATTTCATTTGATGATGGTGCCAACTGGAAACCATTCCAATTGAATATGCCGGTTGTTCCTATTACCGACATGACCATCAAAGAAAATGATCTCATTGTTGCTACACAAGGAAGAGGTTTTTATGTGATCGATGATTTGACAGTTTTACAACAAGTAAAAGCAGATGTTGCCAATAAAAATTTACATGTGTTTGATGTGAATCCGGGATGGCGTATGCCGATGAACCGGTTTGGCCGTCGCTTTGGTGTACCACAGAATGTTGGTGAAAATCCTGCAGGTCCGTTGGTGATCACTTACTATTCAAACGCTGTAACTGATTCTACGAAAGCATCCATCAGCATTATGGATAAAAACAAAAAGACAATCAAAACATTCAGTACCGATGGTAAAGACAAACTCGACATTAAAAAAGGATTGAACAAATTTGCATGGGATCTTCAATATCCTCCTGCGGAGCCAAGCGAAGGCATGATACTCTGGAACGGAGCGCCCGGGACTATTACTGCAGCACCCGGCAATTATTTCGCCATGGTGAAAGTAGGTACTGATTCAACTGTTGTTCCATTCAGCATAAAAGCCGATCCGAATTACCGGATGACACAGGAAGCATACGAAGAACAATTCAATTTCCTGTTGAGTGTGCAGCAAAAGTTCAACGATGTACAGAAAGGCATTAAAGACATCCGTGCATTACGTACACAGATCAATGAGTTCATAGGAAGACAAGGTAAAGATGTTCCGAAAGAAATTAAAGACATGGCGACGGCAATAACAAAAGACTTGACTTCGATTGAAGAAACCTTGTATCAAACAAAATCGAAGAGCGGACAAGACCCGTTAAACTATCCGATCCGCATTAACGATAAACTGAGTGGTGTGTTTGATGCTGCAAATAGTGGTATAAACGCTCCGAGCAAACAATCGAAAGAAGTGTTTGCCGAGCTAAGCAAACAGGCCGATGAACAATTGAACAAGCTGAAGAAAATAATGAGTGAAGATGTGCCGAAATTTAACCAACTCATCCGGGAAAAAAGTTTGCCGGTGATTGGGGTGAAATAA
- a CDS encoding DUF5916 domain-containing protein, translating to MLRPMLTACALVLCVFVRAQTSKPITPKFTEKAPPKLLPAMRTTQSIKIDGSLNDSAWKDAPLATDYVEFRPAVGVKEAEETKTVSYLLYSDEGIYFAGYCYERSRDSIARELKGRDGFGMNDYVGIIFDTYKDNLNGFEYFVTPLNEQWDAKMAPNANGNSEDFSWNAVWQSAVVMHDNGWSFEMFIPYGAIRFGKKDIQDWGVNMTRRRQKTGQQYTWNPIDPNVNGFLTQEGFWTGITNIKPPVRLQFSPYFSVYANHFPINQPGVKNLTSQVNGGLDVKYGLNQAFTLDATLIPDFGQVQSDNQVLNLSPFEVQFNEYRNFFTEGTELFSKGGLFYSRRIGGTPIHYGKASSQVGATEKLLKNPSESKLINASKISGRTQSGLGIGILNAVTKTQYATIEDVNTKDQRKIVTDPLTNYNIIVLNQSMKNNSSVSLINTNVTRSGADYDANVTAGLFDLNDKKNTWNVGGKFAVSQLMGYGKDGANENGYSHNIYFGKTSGRFNFNVWQELTDTKYAHRDLGYFTNNNFLDHGGRVNYKWIEPKSWYNNIFLNLNGRVSKLFTPFAGVKETYQNGSVNFNAELQTKKLWWVGAYLGYNTKQNDFYEPRKTGMYFTRNQSVAVGSWINSNQAKKYSFWSEVFARRHINFYNQLGADATVNQTLRFNSKFSVSHRVSFHPRFNNMGFTTLSGNDVVFARRQVNTIENILNVKYSFTNMMWLTFRMRHYVSTVDNKDFFQLQSNGKLQPLPGFTGDVNQNLNLFNIDMVYTWQFAPGSFINIVWKNSIQQFTRLVEPDYFKNFGNTLDADQNNNLSLKVIYFLDYLDIKKWGKKK from the coding sequence ATGTTACGTCCAATGCTTACTGCTTGTGCCCTGGTTTTATGTGTGTTCGTGCGTGCACAAACGTCAAAACCAATCACTCCAAAGTTTACAGAAAAAGCTCCTCCCAAATTATTGCCGGCGATGCGAACAACGCAATCGATCAAGATCGATGGATCACTGAATGACTCGGCTTGGAAAGATGCACCGCTTGCAACAGACTATGTTGAATTCAGACCGGCAGTGGGCGTAAAGGAAGCGGAAGAAACAAAAACAGTTTCTTATCTCCTTTATTCTGATGAAGGCATTTATTTTGCCGGCTATTGTTATGAACGCAGCCGTGATAGTATTGCCAGAGAATTAAAAGGCCGTGATGGATTTGGGATGAATGATTATGTGGGGATCATTTTCGATACTTATAAAGACAACCTCAACGGCTTTGAATATTTTGTTACTCCACTCAATGAACAATGGGATGCAAAGATGGCACCGAATGCAAATGGTAACAGCGAAGATTTTAGCTGGAATGCAGTGTGGCAAAGTGCGGTAGTAATGCATGATAATGGCTGGAGTTTTGAAATGTTCATCCCTTATGGCGCTATTCGCTTTGGTAAAAAAGATATACAGGATTGGGGTGTGAATATGACACGTCGTCGTCAGAAAACAGGTCAGCAGTACACATGGAACCCCATTGACCCAAACGTCAATGGATTTTTAACACAGGAAGGTTTCTGGACCGGCATTACGAATATTAAGCCACCGGTGCGTTTACAATTCTCTCCTTATTTTTCTGTGTATGCCAATCATTTTCCAATTAATCAACCGGGTGTTAAAAATTTAACCAGCCAGGTGAATGGTGGTTTGGATGTAAAGTATGGATTGAACCAGGCGTTTACACTCGATGCAACATTGATCCCCGATTTCGGACAAGTGCAAAGTGATAACCAGGTGCTCAACCTGTCCCCGTTTGAAGTGCAATTCAATGAGTATCGTAATTTCTTTACAGAAGGAACCGAACTCTTCAGTAAAGGCGGTTTGTTTTACTCACGCCGTATTGGAGGTACACCCATTCATTACGGTAAAGCATCATCGCAGGTAGGCGCAACAGAAAAATTATTAAAGAATCCATCCGAGTCGAAACTGATCAATGCATCGAAAATATCCGGTCGTACACAAAGCGGATTGGGAATTGGCATTTTAAATGCAGTTACAAAAACACAGTACGCCACCATTGAAGATGTCAATACAAAAGATCAACGGAAAATTGTAACTGATCCGTTGACCAATTACAATATCATCGTACTCAATCAATCAATGAAGAACAACAGCAGTGTTTCATTGATCAATACCAATGTTACCCGCAGCGGCGCTGATTACGATGCAAATGTTACAGCCGGTTTGTTTGATCTGAACGATAAAAAGAATACCTGGAATGTAGGTGGAAAATTTGCAGTAAGTCAGTTGATGGGCTATGGAAAAGACGGAGCGAATGAAAATGGCTACAGTCATAATATTTACTTTGGTAAAACAAGCGGCCGTTTCAATTTTAACGTTTGGCAGGAATTGACGGATACAAAATATGCACACCGTGATCTTGGCTATTTCACCAATAACAACTTCCTCGATCATGGCGGAAGAGTCAATTACAAATGGATCGAACCCAAAAGTTGGTACAATAATATTTTTCTGAATCTGAATGGAAGAGTGAGCAAATTATTTACTCCGTTTGCAGGTGTAAAAGAAACTTATCAAAACGGTAGTGTCAATTTCAATGCAGAGTTACAAACAAAAAAACTCTGGTGGGTTGGTGCTTATCTTGGTTACAACACAAAGCAAAATGATTTTTATGAACCCCGTAAAACCGGGATGTACTTTACACGTAACCAAAGCGTAGCTGTTGGCAGCTGGATCAACAGCAACCAGGCAAAGAAATATTCATTCTGGTCAGAAGTTTTTGCACGTCGGCATATCAACTTTTACAATCAGTTGGGTGCTGATGCAACGGTGAATCAAACACTCCGTTTCAACAGTAAATTCTCTGTATCGCACAGGGTAAGTTTTCATCCACGATTTAATAATATGGGCTTCACTACTCTTTCAGGGAACGATGTAGTGTTTGCTCGTCGTCAGGTAAACACCATCGAGAATATTCTGAATGTGAAGTACAGTTTTACAAATATGATGTGGCTTACATTCCGCATGCGCCATTATGTGAGTACAGTTGATAACAAAGATTTTTTTCAACTGCAGTCGAATGGAAAACTCCAACCCTTACCCGGTTTCACAGGCGATGTAAACCAGAACCTCAATCTGTTTAATATTGACATGGTGTACACCTGGCAGTTTGCACCCGGCAGTTTTATCAATATTGTTTGGAAAAATTCGATTCAGCAGTTTACACGACTTGTTGAGCCGGACTATTTTAAAAACTTCGGTAATACGTTGGATGCTGATCAAAATAATAACCTGTCTTTAAAAGTGATCTACTTTCTCGATTATCTTGATATTAAGAAATGGGGGAAGAAGAAGTAA
- a CDS encoding VPS10 domain-containing protein, with protein MRKIFLSTAVLLLCATYSQAQINASTFGMMEARQLGPGTMSGRITDIAGVNSDGKTLYIGTAGGGVWKSTNAGASFKPIFDKYIQSIGAIAIDQKNPKVIYVGTGESNMRNSVSIGDGMYKSTDGGDNWTKIGLDSTEHISKVIVDPANSSIIYVAAPGPLWSSSKHRGLYKSIDAGKTWEMILYINENAGVADVEIDPTNSNVLYATSWEFRRLPYAFNSGGTGSGMFKSTDAGKTWKELSNGLPKKPFGRVALALAPSSPQNLWAIIESENTGLYISADAGETWKQQSATSNITSRPFYFSTLEVDPKDPKRVYRPAFSFSYSNDGGFSFADASNEGGWVHSDHHALWINPNNTNLMYVGTDGGVYFSLDRGATWKFCNNLPVGQFYHVSVDQQEPYRIYGGLQDNGSWFAPSKAPGGVTNGDWKSVFGGDGFWTQPDPNDANIVYAEAQGGNMSRINMRTNASVTIKPQAVTGEEALRYNWNTPIVTGTHNKKNLYTGAQYLYKSTDRGSNWTRISPDLTTNDKRKQEQEKSGGVTMDVTSAENHCTIFTIAESPIDEKIIWVGTDDGNLQYTTDAGKTWTNVAANYATAGIPKQTWVSSIEPSQYDKNKVYATFDNHAYGDHKTYIAMSNDMGKTWKKFESSEFTGFAHKIKEDIINKNLLFAGTEMGLFASVDGGNEWFRMKNNIPWYALVRDIKIQEQTNDLVLATHGRGIIIIEDITPMRTITADVAANDVVMLNKKPITLTMGKYGGQFENAAGDWNGGIGTIIPPIQYYLKERANNLLLEVYDKDGKLVQKLTPSNRKGYNKVTWNQRMMPAKTAKGGNQLEFAAFTSPQVLPGDYTIKMKVNGKEYNHTITLIHDEKNKDFTVEDRQLQYKTGMELYAMNEQLARLVDSIDGKQKLLKKHIDSTQDKKTKTLLQDYNNKLETLRLTLVPPIVKGTADLKRLRTDLSDVYGAVVTQEARPSNLQVQRVAFLKTEIGKAEQQYELLNKQFEQKAMQAIAKELLKKPTVKKSNKN; from the coding sequence ATGAGAAAAATATTTCTGAGCACTGCTGTACTGTTGTTATGCGCAACTTACAGTCAGGCACAAATCAATGCCTCCACATTTGGAATGATGGAAGCAAGGCAACTCGGCCCAGGCACCATGAGTGGACGTATAACTGATATTGCCGGTGTAAACAGCGATGGAAAAACACTTTACATTGGAACTGCCGGTGGTGGTGTTTGGAAAAGTACCAATGCAGGCGCATCCTTCAAACCAATCTTCGATAAATACATTCAAAGTATTGGCGCTATTGCTATCGATCAAAAGAATCCAAAAGTGATCTATGTAGGAACAGGTGAAAGCAATATGCGGAATTCAGTTTCTATTGGTGATGGCATGTACAAATCAACCGATGGCGGTGATAACTGGACAAAGATCGGCCTCGACAGTACTGAGCATATTTCGAAAGTAATTGTTGATCCAGCCAACTCTTCCATCATTTATGTTGCAGCACCCGGCCCGCTTTGGAGCAGCAGCAAACATCGTGGATTGTACAAATCAATTGATGCAGGTAAAACATGGGAAATGATTTTATACATCAATGAGAATGCAGGTGTGGCCGACGTTGAAATTGATCCCACTAACTCAAATGTTTTATATGCCACATCATGGGAGTTCCGTCGTTTGCCGTATGCATTCAACAGTGGTGGCACGGGAAGTGGAATGTTTAAATCAACGGATGCAGGCAAAACATGGAAAGAGTTAAGCAATGGTTTACCGAAAAAACCATTTGGTCGTGTAGCGTTGGCATTGGCTCCATCATCTCCACAAAATCTGTGGGCGATCATTGAAAGTGAAAACACCGGATTATATATTTCAGCCGATGCCGGTGAAACATGGAAGCAACAAAGTGCAACGAGCAATATCACTTCACGCCCATTTTATTTTTCAACATTGGAAGTAGATCCCAAAGATCCGAAGAGAGTATATCGTCCTGCCTTTTCATTTTCATATTCAAATGATGGCGGCTTTTCATTTGCTGATGCAAGCAATGAAGGTGGATGGGTGCACAGCGATCATCATGCATTATGGATCAATCCAAATAATACAAACCTGATGTATGTTGGCACAGATGGTGGTGTGTATTTCAGTTTGGATCGTGGTGCCACCTGGAAGTTCTGTAACAATTTACCGGTTGGGCAATTCTATCATGTGAGTGTTGATCAGCAAGAACCCTATCGTATTTATGGAGGCTTGCAGGACAACGGAAGTTGGTTTGCACCGAGTAAAGCACCAGGAGGTGTAACGAACGGCGACTGGAAATCGGTATTCGGTGGCGATGGTTTCTGGACACAGCCCGACCCGAACGATGCCAACATCGTGTATGCGGAAGCACAAGGTGGAAATATGTCGAGGATCAATATGCGGACGAATGCGTCGGTTACTATTAAACCACAAGCTGTAACGGGAGAAGAAGCACTTCGCTACAACTGGAACACGCCGATTGTAACAGGTACACACAATAAAAAGAATCTTTATACCGGTGCACAGTACTTGTACAAGAGCACAGACAGAGGAAGTAACTGGACACGCATTTCACCTGACCTAACGACCAACGATAAACGAAAACAGGAACAGGAAAAAAGTGGTGGTGTTACAATGGACGTTACCAGTGCCGAAAATCATTGTACCATCTTTACCATTGCAGAATCGCCTATCGATGAAAAGATCATTTGGGTAGGAACGGATGATGGTAATCTCCAATACACAACAGATGCCGGTAAAACATGGACGAATGTTGCAGCGAATTATGCAACGGCAGGCATTCCAAAACAAACATGGGTGAGCAGCATTGAACCATCGCAGTACGACAAGAATAAAGTGTATGCAACGTTTGACAATCATGCATACGGCGATCACAAAACCTATATTGCCATGAGTAACGACATGGGCAAAACATGGAAGAAGTTTGAAAGCAGTGAGTTTACCGGGTTTGCACACAAGATCAAAGAAGACATCATCAACAAAAATTTATTATTCGCCGGCACAGAAATGGGATTGTTTGCCAGTGTGGATGGAGGAAACGAATGGTTCCGGATGAAAAACAATATTCCCTGGTATGCATTGGTGCGTGATATTAAAATTCAGGAACAAACAAACGATCTGGTATTGGCGACACATGGCCGTGGTATCATCATCATTGAAGATATTACACCCATGCGTACGATCACTGCAGATGTTGCTGCCAATGATGTAGTGATGCTCAATAAGAAACCCATCACACTTACGATGGGAAAATATGGTGGCCAATTTGAAAATGCAGCCGGCGATTGGAATGGCGGCATTGGAACAATTATTCCGCCTATTCAATACTACCTGAAAGAGCGGGCCAATAATCTTCTATTGGAAGTGTATGACAAAGATGGCAAGCTGGTGCAGAAATTAACACCCAGCAATCGTAAAGGTTACAACAAAGTAACCTGGAATCAACGCATGATGCCGGCCAAAACAGCGAAGGGTGGTAACCAACTCGAGTTTGCTGCATTCACGTCGCCACAGGTATTGCCCGGCGATTATACGATCAAGATGAAAGTGAATGGAAAAGAATACAATCATACCATTACGTTGATCCATGATGAAAAGAACAAAGACTTTACAGTAGAAGATCGCCAATTGCAATACAAAACCGGTATGGAATTATATGCAATGAATGAGCAACTTGCCCGGTTGGTGGATAGCATTGATGGCAAACAAAAATTGCTGAAGAAGCATATTGATTCCACACAAGACAAGAAAACAAAAACTTTATTACAGGATTACAACAACAAACTGGAAACATTACGACTTACATTGGTACCACCGATTGTAAAAGGCACTGCTGATCTCAAACGCTTACGTACTGATTTGAGCGATGTATATGGTGCTGTTGTAACGCAGGAAGCAAGACCAAGTAATCTGCAGGTGCAGCGTGTTGCCTTCTTAAAAACAGAGATCGGTAAAGCCGAACAACAATATGAACTATTGAACAAACAATTTGAACAAAAAGCCATGCAGGCCATTGCCAAAGAGTTATTGAAAAAACCGACGGTGAAGAAGAGCAATAAGAATTGA